In Fusarium oxysporum Fo47 chromosome VII, complete sequence, the following proteins share a genomic window:
- a CDS encoding uncharacterized protein (predicted coiled-coil protein-domain containing protein), whose amino-acid sequence MRHLPRITSMLEPSLRSLWAHEHGFDSSISVTILMSFLPTIVSSYPMYLSALDVAPPAMTGLVALSGHQPPSPILAPGQDTSEPLETAIEPDDTQAMSPRMTSEEVEALKCEMHTELHRHAKALQDSLLLIFNRIEAAEKGNEKLDSNKKVLQKYMEDLTSMHQTTALDSHEKY is encoded by the exons CAGCCTTCGCAGTCTTTGGGCTCACGAACATGGATTCGACAGCTCCATTTCAGTCACAATTCTCATGAGTTTCCTCCCCACAATTGTTTCCAGCTATCCTATGTATTTATcagctcttgatgttgcACCTCCAGCTATGACTGGGCTGGTTGCCTTGTCAGGGCACCAGCCGCCTTCGCCCATCCTTGCTCCTGGCCAAGATACCAGCGAGCCTCTCGAGACAGCAATTGAACCGGACGACACCCAGGCCATGAGCCCGCGGATGACGAGCGAAGAGGTCGAAGCGTTGAAGTGTGAAATGCATACTGAATTGCACCG GCATGCGAAAGCTTTGCAGGACTCGCTACTCCTCATCTTTAACCGCATCGAGGCAGCTGAAAAGGGAAACGAGAAGCTAGACAGCAACAAAAAGGTGCTGCAGAAATATATGGAGGACTTGACTAGCATGCACCAGACCACGGCTTTGGACAGCCACGAGAAGTACTGA